The Thiovulum sp. ES genomic sequence GCTACTGTACAAAACATGGTGTTTGGGAATCTGATCCAGTAGCTTGTGAAGTTGCTGAATAGTTGAAAAACTTAAAACATCTCCCCAAAAATGTCGGAATTTTTTCCGACAAAAATCAATTAAATTTTTTCAGATATTTCTCTTCTACTAGAAGTTCAATGACATTTCTAAAAACAGGAACAGCTGATTGTGAAGCAAAGTGATTTCTTTGTGGCTGAACAACTGTAACTCCAATTGTGTATCTTTTCTCTTTGTCATTTGCAAAACCAAAAAATGACGAGTGATACTCTCTAATATAGCTACCATTTTTTACAATGTGTGCTGTTCCAGTTTTTCCGCCGATTTCAAGTCCATCAATATCTGTTTTCTTTCCAGTTCCCTCTTTTACAGTTCGCACAAGAATATTTTTCATTTTCCGACTTGTTGAAACTGAAACAACCTGTTCACCGTCAGGATGTAAAGCTCTGTCTGGTGGGGACATATTTCCATTTGCATCTTTAAGATAGGCGACAATTTTCGGAGTAACAATTTTTCCATCATTGTTAAATACATTTGAGGCTTTTAACAGTTGAATAAAATTAACAGTAAAACCGTGACCAAAAGATGCAGTTGCTTTATAAGTTATGCTGTTTAACTGTTTTGGGGTATTCAAACTTCCGCTATTTTCTAGCGAGACTTCCGAACCACTCTCTTCACCAAAACCAAACTTTCTTAAACCCAAATTGAAATCTATACCATTTAAAGCTTCCGTTATTTTAATCATTCCAATATTGCTAGAGTGAATTACAATCTCTTCGGCAGGAACAATTCTCATTCGGTGTTCATCAGTAATTCTTTTTCGTCCAACTTTGTAACTACCATTTTCACAATCGATAGTTTGACCCCGCTTGATCATATTTTTGTCAAGAACAATTGAATAAACAATTGGTTTGAGAACTGAACCAGCTTCAAAAATATATTCTGATGCTTTTACTTGTAAAAAAGGAATCTCTTCAGGTTTTATGTTTCCTCCCCAAAAACGATTACTTGATGCCAAGACAAGCATTTTTCCTGTGCCACTCTCCATAACTCCGACAATAATCTCTTTCGCTTCTAGCTCTTTTTTATATTTATCAAGTGCTTTTTCAACTTTTCTTTGAATTGCCAAATTGATATTCAAGTGGATATCGTAACC encodes the following:
- a CDS encoding Cell division protein FtsI (PFAM: Penicillin binding protein transpeptidase domain; Penicillin-binding Protein dimerisation domain); translation: MKSENKKRANSLVILYMIFLLAILGVTYRYGSLAIGGYDEKQSTSTALKDRAKRGSIITSDGYHVAYTTKTYSIGFKNHELPRENREVFAHMISIYTSLRKDDILRKIENANSNSYVMLSQSLTFKEFHNLEKLSDEFRNLGIMKGYKTRSGNYHFEGLNGRASGSERHYPYGNSATPVIGYTRDKRNSYFKEVVGMKGIEKRFEEFLRPQDDGFISADKDIVGNIIRNSKIKEKNVQNGYDIHLNINLAIQRKVEKALDKYKKELEAKEIIVGVMESGTGKMLVLASSNRFWGGNIKPEEIPFLQVKASEYIFEAGSVLKPIVYSIVLDKNMIKRGQTIDCENGSYKVGRKRITDEHRMRIVPAEEIVIHSSNIGMIKITEALNGIDFNLGLRKFGFGEESGSEVSLENSGSLNTPKQLNSITYKATASFGHGFTVNFIQLLKASNVFNNDGKIVTPKIVAYLKDANGNMSPPDRALHPDGEQVVSVSTSRKMKNILVRTVKEGTGKKTDIDGLEIGGKTGTAHIVKNGSYIREYHSSFFGFANDKEKRYTIGVTVVQPQRNHFASQSAVPVFRNVIELLVEEKYLKKFN